In one Nicotiana sylvestris chromosome 8, ASM39365v2, whole genome shotgun sequence genomic region, the following are encoded:
- the LOC138875729 gene encoding uncharacterized protein, which yields MSVPWPFVAWGMDVIGPIESAASNRHRFVLVAIDYFTKWVEAKTFSDLIKEVRQQFKITHFNSTPYRPKANGAVKVTNKNIKKILQKMLEGSRQWHEKLPFALLNYRTTVRTSVGANLYLLVYGTEAVIPAEVESSSLQIVVEAEIDDDEWVKTCPHTAVSEESVQVLVIRSLPK from the exons atgtccgtaccatggcccttcgttgcttggggcatggatgtcattggaccaattgagtcaGCAGCATCAAATAGGCACAGGTTCGTcttagtagccattgattatttcaccaagtgggttgaagctaaaactttcag tgatttgataaAAGAGGTacgtcaacagtttaagattacgcatttCAATTCCACtccataccgccccaaggcgaatggagcagtcaaggtaaccaacaagaacataaagaagatacttcagaaaatgttagaaggttccaggcaatggcatgaaaagttgccttttgcgtTATTGaattatcgcactactgttcgcacttcagtaggggcaaatctttatttgttggtatatggcacagaagcagtgatacccgcggaagttgaaagcTCGTCCCTCCAAATCGTcgttgaagccgaaattgatgatgatgagtgggtcaaaacct GTCCACATACAGCAGTTTCAGAGGAgtcagttcaagtgttggtaatcaggagcctacctaaATAA